Genomic window (Daucus carota subsp. sativus chromosome 5, DH1 v3.0, whole genome shotgun sequence):
cctgaaccctgaaccctgaaccctgaaccctgaaccctgaaccctgaaccctgaaccctgaaccctgaacccgaaacccgaaacccccaAACCCCAACCCCCgaacccccaacccccaacccccaacccccaaccccgaaccccgaaccccgaaccccgaaccccgaaccccgaacccggaacccggaaccctgaaccctcaaccctcaaccctcaacccggGAACCCCGGAACCCCGCAACCCCGCAACCCCGGAACCCCGCAACCCCGCaaccccgaaaccccgaaaccccgaaaccccgaaaccccgaaaccccgaaaccccgaaaccccgaaaccccAAACCCTataaaccccaaaccccaaaccccaaaccccaaaccccaaaccccaaaccccaaaccccaaacccgaaaccccaaaccctaaaccctaaaccctaaaccctaaacccttcgGGTTGAGTATCCTTGGCGCCCTTCCTGGTGTTCGAGGTGCGCGATCAATGGCCACTCTGTTCATGATTGTCCTATCTTGGCCAGTGATCGAGAGAAGGAGTTGTTAAAGGATAAAGAGGGGTCAAAGAAAGAGACAAAGGAGAATGTTAAAGATGATGGTTTTACGGTTGTTCAACGTAAAGGGAAAGGTAAAATGCCAGAGTACAATGGGTCTGGACAGTATGGGAAAAACAAAAGAGCTCCGGTGAAGCGTCCTTTTAATTATTTGAACCGTGGTATTGTTATCCGGGATAAACAGGTGCAAGTAGGGGCTGTTGTGTCAAGCCCAGTGGTTCATAAGGAGGTTAAGTCGCAAGTTGATCCTCCTGTTAAGTCACAGAATAGATTTGAAGTGTTAGATGAGGATAATATCGTGCAGTCGTCGATAATGGAAAAATTGGGGATTGAATCGGTGATTATGGGGGCTGGTGAGCTGGGAGCTAATCAGGTGGATGAAAATATAGTAGATGAGTTGGGGAATAAAATCAAGTCTGCTGTTGAAATGTGGGATGACCGTGTCGCTCAATATGTCACCAGTGGGAGCAAATTATCGCCTGCTGAAATGGCTTTGTTAGATGAGCAGATAGCAGCAGGggaaaatgaattgaatttcAAGAAACATAATGAGTTTCTTAAATGTGAAACAAATACGGAGTCAGAATATAACTCTGATTTTGATGAGCTCGATGATTTCATGCTGAAAGGTACTAAAGATCAGGGCATGGATGAAGATGTAGGAGATGGAGTTGCGGATGATGAGAGTAGTCCAGACATGGTGGTGTCCTAAAGCCTCCTGTTTGGTTAGTTgtcttattttatttcttttttatggATAAGTTAGCATTCTGGAATGTTCGAGGGTTTAATCAGCCCTCAAAACGCAAGGAAGTTGCTGATTTAATTTTGGATAATCAAGTGGGTTTGTGTGCTCTTATCGAAACTCATGTTGCAAAAGGGCGTGTTAATATTGTGTTTAATAGAATGTTTCGAGGTTGGGATTGGTTGTCGAATTCTGAGCATTGCTTAAAAGGCTGTAGAATTGTGATTGGCTGGAATCCTTTGTTGTTTGATGTGTTAGAAATTCTCTCGACTGATCAAGTAATTCACTGTGTGGTCACTGAGCTGGAAAGTAAAAATTCTTTTCATTGCTCAATTGTCTATGCAGCGAATGACCATGTGATTCGTCGGGATTTGTGGCATTCTCTGTGTTCTTATAGTATGTTGACCGCAACGTCCCCTTGGGTCGTTATGGGAGACTTTAATGCTATGTTGTCTGATTCTGAGATGCAAGGAGGTGTTGATAGTAGGTCCCCTGCTGTTCAGGAGTTTAAGGATTGTGTGAACTATATAGAGGTGCAAGATATTGTGTATTCAGGTATTCACTTTACTTGGACAGGGGCGCCCCATGGGGTCGGAGTTGTTAAAAAATTGGATCGAGTGATGGCCAATTTGAGCTTTCTGCAGAAATTTTTTGGGGTTAATACTAAGTTTCTTCCGCGCGGCGTTAGTGATCATAGCCCTGCTATTGTGGATTTAAAGTTAGTGAGAAGGAGATCTAAGAGCTctgttaaatttaataatttcttggCTTATCGAGAAAATTTTTTAGAGCTTGTTTCAGGCATCTGGTCTCATAGAATTGGTGGTGTGAAAATGTATCAGGTTGTTCAAAAATTGCATCGgttgaagaaaatttttaaagctGAATCGTGGAAGGGAGGAGACTTATCGGAGAAGAGCCAGATTTTAAAGTCTAAGCTAGTTGACATTTAGAAGCAGTTAGACTTGTTTCCATTTGATGATGATCTTTGTCACCAAGAGCTGGCCATCTCAAGGGAGTATAGAGCTTGTAAACTAGAGGAAGAAAGGTTGTTGAAGCAACGAGCTAAAGTGCACTGGCTAAAAGTAGGTGATCAGAATTCGAAATTTTTTCACCGAAGTCTTCATTCTAGAAGACTTAAAAAATCAGTTCTGGAAATTACCAATGAGGAGGGAGATGTGCTTCAGGGGGATGACATGAATGCtcattttgttgatttttaCAAGAATTTGTTGGGCACTAAAGATGAGTGTGATAATTGTTTGGGGTTAGAGCCTTTTGCAAATAAATTAGATGCTAATTCAGCTGCTGATTTAATTCGTGAGGTGTCTTCTGAGGAGATTAAGGAGGTTATTTTTCAGATGGGTGATGATAAGGCCTCTGGCCCTGACGGCTACTCGgctctttttttcaaaaaggcTTGAGAGGTTATAGGTGATGATGTGTGTCAAGCTGTAAAAGAGTTTTTTGTGATGGGTAAGCTTCTAAAAGAAGTGAATGCTACTTTGATTGCTCTTATCCCTAAAACTGATCATCCTACAGTTGTTGGCGAGTATAGGCCCATTGCGCTTTGTAATGTCTTGTACAAGTGCATTACTAAAATCATTGCTAATAGAATTAAGGGATGTCTTAATGATTTGGTGGATGATACTCAGAATGCATTTATCCCGGGGCGTCGGATTAGTGATAATATTCTGTTAACGCAGGAGCTTATGAAGAATTATCATAGAAAAGTTGGAGCTCCCCGCTGTGCCATAAAGGTTGATATTAAGAAAGCATATGATAGTGTGTCGTGGGATTTTCTTGTTGATGCTCTTCAATTGTGGTTTTCCGGGGAAGATGATTGACTGGATTCGAGAATGTATTTCTACTCCTTCCTATTCGGTTATTCTTAACGGACAAATGCACGGTTTTTTTAAAGGGCAAAAGGGCTTGCGCCAAGGTGATCCATTGTCTCCGTATTTGTTCACTTTGGTGATGCAGATGCTTTCGTTAATGATTAGAAGGAGAGTTATGGAAGAaggtaattttcagtttcatccGAAGTGTGCAAAGCAAGGAATTACACACCTCTCTTTCGCGGATGACCTGTTCTTGTTCTGTGCAGCGGATCCGTATTCTGTCCATATTTTGAAAGAATGCTTGGATGAGTTTGGCAGGTGTTCGGGGCTCTGGCCTAATAATGGGAAGAGTAATGTGTTTTTTGGTAATGTCTCTCATGATGATAGGGTGCTAATTCAGAGTATTCTGGATTTTAATGTTGGAACATTACCGGTTCGCTATTTAGGTGTGCCTCTAATTTCTACAGCTTTATGGGTCAATGATTGTAAACCTCTTGTGCAAAAAGTACGTGATAAAATTGATTCGTGGGAGAATAAATGGTTGAATTATGCTGGCAAAGTGCAACTTGCTACTTCGGTGTTATTGTCTATGCAAGTGTACTGGAGCTCTATTTTTCTGTTGCCTATCTCGGTAACTAAGCAAATAGAAAAGCTGATCAGAGGTTTTATTTGGGGGGGGAAGGATGCTGCTAGAGGGAAAGCTAAAGTGTCGTGGAAGGATGTTTGCTGTCCTAAACAAGAAGGGGGTTTGGGTCTGAGATCTCTGAGATGTTGGAACAAAGCTCTGATGGTTTATCATATTTGGAATATTGTCTCTGAAAAATGTTCGCTTTGGGTGAAATGGGTGCATGATTACCGGTTAAAACGAAGGAGTTTTTGGGATATTAAAGTTGCGTGGGATGCGTCCTGGAGCTGGAAAAACATTCTTGCTCTTCGAGAAGAGGTGCGGCCTTTTATTAGAGCCCAGGTGGGGGATGGGCAGAAAACAAATTTCTGGTTTGATTCGTGGGTCTTGGATGTTCCTTTGTCTAATTTCTGTAGTCACAGGGATATTGCAGAGATGGGATTACATAAAGCTAATAAGGTGGCTGATTTTATTGTGGATGGGCAGTGGGAATGGCCTTCAGGTCTTTTATTGAAGGTTCCTCAGCTTCAGAGTATTCATCCTCAATTCTCGGAGCGGTCTGATATTGTGAATTGGATTTCTAAGTATGGCAAGAAGGTGCAGTTTAGTATATCGCAGGTCTGGGATGATCTTCGGCTAACGAGAAGTAAAGTTTTATGGTGGCACTTGGTTTGGTTTTGCAAGAGCATTCCTAAGCACTGTTTTACGCTTTGGCTGGCTATTCGAGACCGCCTTCTGACTCAAGTTCGGCTAAAGAGCTGGCAGGTTCAGCAATCGGTGGCCTGTAGTTTTTGTGATATGGTGCCAGACTCGCTGTCCCATCTTTTCTTTGAGTGTGAATTTTGCAACCAAATTCTGGTGGAGTTTCAGAGGCGTGGCTATTTGCTGTGTTTTCAAGGAAATTGGGAGGGCTCTATTCTTTATGCTGCTGCTAATTGGAAGGGAAAATCTCTGTATgttttgataaataaattgGTCCTGGCTGCTGTTATTTTTCATATCTGGCAGGAGCGTAATAGGCGTCtttttcagaagaaaaagaagcgaGCCTGGCAAATTAGTGCAGATATTACCGATGATGTTCGCAAAAAATTGCAGGGCCTGGCTGTGGTAAATACTTCGAGGGTGAGAGATGAGCTTTCGAAGTGGGATATTTTTGTTGAGCGCCCTTCAATCCAAACGTAATGTGTATGGGTTCCAGTAGTGAGATTTTAGTTGTAAGGGGCTGGTATTTTTGTTTCCGTATGCTTGTGTGCTTAGTTCTGTGGGGTCTGAGTATTATTAGCATCTGGTATATGGCGGTTTGTTTGGTAAATTTGTTTTGGTGCGCTGGTTTTTTAGTGATGAGAAGCTCTGGTGTTGTTGTGATTTATAGTGGTATTTTCTTATCGCTTTTTTGCTTCTGGTATTCGAGGTATAGGTATACTAAGAGCTGGTGTAGGTTGAATTCTCTGAAATCTCTGGTGCAATTTCTGGAATTTGGcgctttaatttttaaattttttcgcTGCTGCTGGGAGTTGCTCTGGTATGGAATTTTGTGGAGTTCTAGAGGTGATTTTAATATGTATGAGCTAGTCTGGGAGTTTTTTGCTTGCATGGCCGTGTGTTATATTGGCTTGACTCAGTTGGGGAATAGTCCAGGGGCTTGCATGTATATTCTCATTCACTGGAGTATTTTGATTGCTTGTGGAATTGGTGGAGGGGCCCACGTGCTTTGGTTTAAGTCAAGTGCTGTGTTGCTTCAGTGGGGCTACTTTTATTGGCTAGAATTTTGGTGGTGGTTATTTCTAGTTTGGATCTTTTTAGTCTATTTTCTTAGATGGAGgtcttgtatttttattttattttaatagctGTAGTGGTTGTTGGCCTCTTTGAGTTTGTTCTTAGAGGTTTGTGGTCTGAGAGGAGTCCTCTCTTTGTATTCTTCTTTTTTCTGATATAAAATCCATACGAGGTGCCGCCCTCAtttacccaaaaaaaaaaaaaaccctaaaccctaaaccctaaaccctaaaccctaaaccctaaaccctaacccctaaacccctaacccctaaacccctaacccctaaacccctacccctaaaccctaaccctaaaccctaaaccctaaaccctaaaccctaaaccctaaacccggagggtccctatggatatatgaatttggtcacgaccatatttgggtcaatcgatactgaatcggagcagatataacgaagttcgagtttttgacgaattctcaaaggggttagtacacgggaatatcttgaaaatatcaccgggcagatatttttgatattttcacataaatgagttcctttagatatatgaatttagtccgaccatatttggggcagtcgggactgaatcgtagctgatatattgaagttcgagtttttaacgaattttcaaagaggttagtacacgggaatttcttgaaaatatccctaggcagtttcttttgatatttccacataaataggtccctatggatatatgaatttggtcaagaccatatttggggcaaccgggactgaatcggagtagatataacgaagttcgagtttttgacgaattctcaaaggggttagtacacgggaatttcatgaaaatttcaccgagaagtttcttttgatatttttatataaatgggtccctatggatatatgaatttggtaacgatcatatttgggaccgtcgggactgaatcggagcagatataacgaagttcgagtttttgacgaattctcaaaggggttagtacacgggaaatcgggaatttcatgaaaatttccccgggaagtttcttttgatattttcacattaatgggtccctatggatatatgaatttggtcacgaccatatttggggcagtcgggactgaatcggagcagatataatgaagttcgagtttttgacgaattctcaaaaggtagtacacaggaatttcatgaaaatttcactgggaagtttcttttgatattttcacataaatgggtccttatgcatatatgaatttggtcacgaccatatttgggtcaatcgggactgaatcagagcagatataacgaagttcgagtttttaacgaattgtcaaaggggttagtacacgggaatttcttgaaaatatccctaggcagtttctttgatatttccaGATAAATAGGTtcctgtggatatatgaatttagtccgaccatatttggggcagtcgggattgaatcgtagcttatataatgaagttcgagtttttaacgaattctcaaaggggttagtaccgggaatttcttgaaaatatccctgggcagtttcttttgatatttccacataaataggtccctatggatatatgaatttggtcacgatcatatttggggcagtcgggactggatcggagggttcagggttcagggttcagggttcagggttcagggttcagggttcagggttcagggttcagggttcagggttcagggttcagggttcagggttcagggttcagggttcagggttcagggttcagggttcagggttcagggttcagggttgagggttcagggttcagggttcagggttcagggttcagggttcagggttcagggttcagggttcagggttcagggttcagggttcagggttcagggttcagggttcagggttcagggttcagggttcagggttcagggttcagggttcagggttcagggttcagggttcagggttcagggttcagggttcagggttcagggttcagggttcagggttcagggtttagggttcggggttcggggttcggggtcggggtttcggggttcgggttcgggttcagggttcagggttcagggttcagggttcagggttcagggttcagggttcagggttcagggttcagggttcggggttcagggttgagggttgagggttgagggttgagggttgagggttgagggtttagggtttagggtttagggtttagggtttagggtttagggtttagggtttagggtttaggggttagggtttagggtttagggtttagggtttaggggttaggtttagggtttagggttcagggttcagggtttagggttttagggtttagggtttagggtttagggtttagggtttagggggtttagggttttgggtttagggttttatgggttagggttagggtttggtttagggtttagtagggtttagggtttagggtttagggtttagggtttagggtttagggtttgggttagggtttagtgtttagggtttagggttataGGGTTTAGGGTCAGGGTTAGGGTAGGGTTAGGGGtttaggggtttagggtttagggtttagggtttagggtttagggttttagggtttagggtttagggtttagggtttagggtttagggtttagggtttagggtttagggtttagggttcagggttcagggtttagggtttagggtttagggtttagggtttagggtttagggtttagggtttagggtttagggtttagggtttagggtttagggtttaggtttagggtttagggtttagggttagggttcagggttcagggttcagggtttcagggttcagggttcagggttcagggtttaggtttagggttttagggttttagggtttagggtttagggttcagggttcagggttcagggtttagggtttagggtttagggttcagggttcagggtttagggtttagggtttagggtttagggttcagggttcagggttcagggtttagggtttagggtttagggttcagggttcagggggtagggtttagggtttagggtttaagggtttcagggttcagggttcagggtttattaagttttttagggttttaggtttcagggttcagggttcagggttcagggttcagggttcaggttcagggttcagggttcatggtaaatatcaaagaatctgccgggatattttcaagaaattcccgtggtACTTAAcccccttgagaattcgtcaaaaaactcgaatttcggtTATACCTGCTCGATTCAGCCCGATTGccctcaaatatggtcggaccaattcatatatccttagggacccatttatgggAAAATCTCAAAAGAAAACATCCCGGTGATAATTTTCagtgaaattcccgtgtactaacccctttgaggcT
Coding sequences:
- the LOC135152906 gene encoding uncharacterized protein LOC135152906; this encodes MDKLAFWNVRGFNQPSKRKEVADLILDNQVGLCALIETHVAKGRVNIVFNRMFRGWDWLSNSEHCLKGCRIVIGWNPLLFDVLEILSTDQVIHCVVTELESKNSFHCSIVYAANDHVIRRDLWHSLCSYSMLTATSPWVVMGDFNAMLSDSEMQGGVDSRSPAVQEFKDCVNYIEVQDIVYSGIHFTWTGAPHGVGVVKKLDRVMANLSFLQKFFGVNTKFLPRGVSDHSPAIVDLKLVRRRSKSSVKFNNFLAYRENFLELVSGIWSHRIGGVKMYQLDLFPFDDDLCHQELAISREYRACKLEEERLLKQRAKVHWLKVGDQNSKFFHRSLHSRRLKKSVLEITNEEGDVLQGDDMNAHFVDFYKNLLGTKDECDNCLGLEPFANKLDANSAADLIREVSSEEIKEVIFQMGDDKASGPDGYSALFFKKA